A window of Armatimonadota bacterium contains these coding sequences:
- a CDS encoding carbohydrate ABC transporter permease translates to MSQQWLFVVGAVLTWVGWFAVFRAALFAFRAWFGAAFENSADLKKRAVTASIVAGVCLLIGAFMPMETGLPQTEPWSVPLVWFMAPFQGLFAFGSAVFMVIYAVKAISAITAAERAQRLNTVAIWAGVCGLWVWWFVATDGAVTVFRGEIQMSPAKVIGLVVLAIAAIAVMVYTERNARTRGLAKSVVTHITLVAGCVVFGLPFIWLLITSFKEDRDITTTAGMVWIPRVQQVVAFTDVRNPLYEFRSRGNKMRGVIAEERTGGRVLMEIERPFGYRGRRVVIDRADLVAIQRLAPVVSTIHEGVEVVGYVIEEMEGGERRVNITEPESRRGEEIVVAITDTDPVREIGLRWQNYTEMLEWLPPDTNHGLVYVKNTMILVIMSVIGTLISSVLVGYGFSRLRFPGRNFMFIVMLATLMLPGAVTMLPTFLIFRSFGWIDTLYPIWVPTFFAGAFNVFLLMQFFRTIPMELEDAAKIDGCTYVRTLFQIMVPQIKPALAVIAIWTFLGAWNNFMGPLIYISTPENMPIAYALQIFQGERGAEFGLMMAFSTLATIPVLLLFFFAQRYFIEGVQLSGLGGR, encoded by the coding sequence ATGAGCCAGCAGTGGCTGTTCGTCGTCGGCGCGGTGCTCACGTGGGTTGGCTGGTTCGCCGTATTCAGAGCCGCGCTCTTTGCGTTTCGAGCATGGTTCGGCGCCGCCTTTGAAAACAGTGCCGACCTGAAGAAGCGTGCGGTAACGGCGAGCATTGTGGCTGGCGTCTGCCTGCTCATCGGCGCGTTCATGCCGATGGAGACCGGGCTGCCTCAAACGGAACCGTGGAGCGTTCCGCTCGTTTGGTTCATGGCTCCGTTCCAGGGGTTGTTCGCGTTCGGTTCCGCGGTGTTCATGGTCATTTATGCCGTCAAGGCGATCTCGGCGATTACGGCCGCTGAGAGGGCGCAGCGGCTGAATACAGTGGCGATCTGGGCGGGCGTGTGCGGCCTTTGGGTGTGGTGGTTCGTCGCGACTGACGGTGCGGTAACGGTGTTCCGCGGAGAGATTCAGATGTCGCCGGCCAAGGTCATCGGGCTGGTCGTACTGGCTATAGCAGCGATTGCAGTGATGGTCTACACCGAGCGAAACGCACGCACTCGCGGGCTCGCCAAGAGCGTCGTCACGCACATTACGCTCGTCGCCGGTTGCGTCGTGTTCGGACTCCCGTTCATCTGGCTGCTCATCACTAGCTTCAAAGAGGATCGCGACATCACCACCACGGCCGGAATGGTCTGGATTCCGAGGGTGCAGCAGGTCGTCGCGTTCACGGACGTTCGCAATCCGCTCTACGAGTTCAGAAGTCGAGGCAACAAGATGCGCGGCGTGATCGCCGAGGAGCGCACGGGCGGCCGAGTGCTCATGGAGATCGAGCGTCCGTTCGGCTACCGGGGCAGGCGGGTTGTTATTGATCGAGCCGATCTGGTTGCAATTCAGCGGCTCGCGCCGGTCGTTTCGACCATTCATGAAGGCGTCGAGGTCGTCGGCTACGTGATCGAGGAGATGGAGGGGGGTGAGCGCCGCGTCAACATCACCGAGCCCGAATCGCGGCGGGGCGAAGAGATCGTCGTGGCGATCACAGACACCGACCCGGTGCGCGAAATCGGATTGCGATGGCAGAACTACACGGAGATGCTCGAGTGGCTACCTCCGGACACGAACCACGGGCTAGTCTACGTCAAGAACACGATGATCCTCGTGATCATGTCGGTGATCGGTACGCTCATCTCGTCGGTTCTCGTCGGCTACGGGTTCTCGCGCCTGCGGTTCCCAGGGCGCAACTTTATGTTCATCGTGATGCTGGCGACGCTCATGCTGCCGGGGGCCGTGACGATGCTTCCGACCTTCCTGATCTTCCGATCGTTCGGATGGATCGACACGCTGTACCCGATCTGGGTTCCGACGTTCTTCGCAGGCGCGTTCAACGTGTTCTTGCTCATGCAATTCTTCCGCACGATCCCGATGGAGCTCGAGGACGCCGCGAAGATCGACGGCTGCACCTACGTGCGCACGCTGTTCCAGATCATGGTGCCGCAGATCAAGCCGGCGTTGGCCGTCATCGCGATCTGGACCTTCCTGGGCGCGTGGAACAACTTCATGGGGCCGCTGATCTACATCTCGACACCCGAGAACATGCCGATCGCCTACGCGCTGCAGATCTTCCAAGGCGAGCGCGGCGCGGAGTTCGGGCTGATGATGGCGTTCTCGACGCTTGCGACGATTCCCGTGCTGCTTCTGTTCTTCTTCGCGCAGCGGTACTTCATCGAAGGCGTTCAGTTGTCTGGTCTCGGTGGGCGGTGA
- a CDS encoding amino acid permease, whose protein sequence is MNRVLGPVSAISIVVGSIIGVGIFLTPGGVVTATGGGSLAMVAWMIGGVIAMLGALCFAELGTMYTRSGGQYSILRDSYGPLGGFLFVFCNATAIQCGVAAIIAIICANHLGFAMTGSEPGGHWALIIGTVLISGLALSNIVGVKYGATVQNVTVFAKVATLIAVGALALFAEPAAPSPLEPQAGASTMGLLFAGFVGVYFAYGGWQHALWIGGEIREPRKNVPRAMIGGVALVIVVYMLANWAYLHLLGDSGVANSKAIAAEAVSQVLPGTGARIAALAVALSAFGVLNAQLLSGPRLLFGMARDGRFFKPFGEPHKKFHTPVWAIALISGLGLILLWAAKADGVDKLLTGVVLIDAVFMGLTGLAVIVLRRRRPDAERAVRVPLYPVVPILFMVGILAVIVGTFMDEGSRNAALIGVAYIAAAAVCYFVFFRKQQSTSE, encoded by the coding sequence TTGAACAGGGTCCTTGGCCCGGTCAGCGCGATCTCGATCGTCGTCGGCTCGATCATCGGCGTTGGCATCTTCCTGACGCCGGGCGGAGTGGTCACTGCGACTGGCGGTGGCAGCCTCGCGATGGTTGCGTGGATGATCGGCGGCGTCATCGCAATGCTCGGCGCTCTGTGCTTCGCCGAACTCGGCACGATGTACACGCGCAGCGGCGGGCAGTACTCGATCCTGCGCGACTCATACGGCCCGCTCGGCGGGTTCCTGTTCGTGTTCTGCAACGCCACCGCGATCCAGTGCGGCGTAGCAGCCATCATCGCGATCATCTGTGCGAACCACTTGGGCTTCGCGATGACGGGTTCGGAGCCCGGAGGCCATTGGGCGCTGATCATAGGGACCGTCCTGATCTCGGGGCTTGCGTTGAGCAATATCGTCGGGGTCAAGTACGGCGCGACTGTCCAGAACGTCACGGTCTTCGCCAAGGTCGCCACTCTGATCGCGGTGGGAGCCCTGGCTTTGTTCGCTGAGCCAGCAGCGCCTTCACCACTTGAGCCCCAGGCTGGAGCGAGTACGATGGGTTTGCTATTCGCCGGGTTCGTAGGCGTGTACTTTGCGTACGGCGGCTGGCAGCACGCACTGTGGATCGGCGGGGAGATACGAGAACCGCGCAAGAACGTCCCGCGCGCCATGATTGGTGGCGTAGCTCTTGTGATCGTCGTCTACATGCTCGCAAACTGGGCGTACCTGCACCTGCTCGGGGACTCAGGGGTCGCCAACAGCAAAGCGATTGCGGCCGAGGCGGTATCGCAAGTCCTGCCCGGAACCGGAGCGCGGATCGCCGCCCTGGCGGTCGCTTTGTCGGCCTTCGGTGTACTCAACGCGCAGTTGCTCTCCGGCCCGAGGCTCCTCTTCGGAATGGCCCGAGACGGCCGGTTTTTCAAGCCGTTCGGCGAACCGCACAAGAAGTTCCACACGCCGGTCTGGGCCATCGCGCTCATCAGCGGCCTCGGCCTCATTCTGCTCTGGGCGGCCAAGGCAGATGGCGTCGACAAGCTCCTAACGGGAGTCGTGCTGATCGATGCCGTATTCATGGGTCTGACCGGTCTCGCCGTCATCGTCCTCCGCCGGCGGAGGCCTGATGCCGAAAGAGCCGTCCGGGTGCCGCTGTATCCGGTCGTGCCGATCCTCTTCATGGTCGGCATTCTCGCCGTGATCGTCGGTACGTTCATGGACGAAGGCTCTCGAAATGCCGCTCTCATCGGCGTTGCCTATATTGCCGCAGCCGCGGTCTGCTACTTCGTATTCTTCCGCAAGCAACAGTCGACGTCAGAGTGA
- a CDS encoding PEP-CTERM sorting domain-containing protein gives MMRKYFLLLALAMPFAAAAQYTIEDLGTLAWDFSEAQGISSSGHVVGSSYNKSGLARAFLWRDGGMTDLGALGGSFIRSYGNGVNVLDHVVGRSTSQWGAATQAFLWVEGEMTVLGTLGGYNSVAYSINDSDQVVGWAEASGGKLRAFLWEGGTMNDLGTLPGGDAAIAYGINSLGQVVGFSLIGNRMSRPFLWENGTMTDLGTLGGRYAAASAINDSAQAVGISEVSAGGPEHAFLWSGAVMTDLGALGGADSYALDINAAGDVVGGSDGRALLWSSGAMTDLNDLLPPGAGWELLSAREINDAGQIVGYGEHNGDGRAYLMTPVPEPGTFAALSLALLALARRRRR, from the coding sequence ATGATGAGGAAGTACTTTTTGCTACTCGCGCTCGCGATGCCGTTCGCTGCGGCGGCGCAGTACACGATCGAAGACCTGGGAACGCTGGCATGGGACTTTAGCGAGGCGCAGGGCATTAGCTCCTCCGGCCATGTCGTCGGTTCCTCATATAACAAGTCGGGACTTGCACGCGCGTTTCTCTGGCGGGACGGCGGGATGACCGACCTCGGAGCATTGGGGGGCAGTTTCATACGTAGCTACGGGAACGGTGTGAACGTTCTCGACCACGTCGTCGGCCGATCGACCAGCCAGTGGGGGGCGGCCACCCAGGCGTTCCTTTGGGTCGAGGGCGAAATGACCGTTCTCGGTACGCTCGGTGGTTATAACAGCGTGGCGTACAGCATCAACGACTCGGACCAGGTCGTCGGCTGGGCTGAGGCGAGCGGGGGTAAGCTCCGCGCGTTTCTGTGGGAGGGCGGAACCATGAACGACCTCGGTACGCTGCCCGGCGGCGACGCCGCAATCGCCTACGGCATCAACAGCCTCGGCCAGGTTGTGGGCTTTAGTTTAATCGGCAACAGGATGTCACGACCGTTTCTATGGGAGAACGGGACGATGACGGACTTGGGAACGCTCGGGGGCCGCTACGCCGCCGCCAGCGCGATCAACGATTCGGCTCAGGCGGTCGGCATTTCGGAGGTATCAGCAGGTGGACCGGAGCACGCGTTCCTGTGGAGCGGCGCGGTCATGACCGATCTGGGCGCGCTGGGGGGTGCGGACAGCTATGCGCTCGACATCAACGCCGCGGGCGACGTCGTGGGCGGGAGCGACGGGCGCGCGCTCTTGTGGAGCAGCGGGGCGATGACCGACTTGAACGACCTGCTTCCCCCCGGCGCCGGGTGGGAGCTTCTCAGCGCAAGAGAGATCAACGATGCCGGCCAGATCGTCGGCTACGGGGAGCACAACGGAGATGGTCGCGCATACCTGATGACCCCTGTTCCCGAGCCAGGAACGTTTGCCGCGCTGAGCCTCGCTCTTCTGGCGCTGGCCAGACGGAGGAGGAGATAG
- the ndk gene encoding nucleoside-diphosphate kinase: MDETTLVLIKPGGVERKLVGEIVGRIEARGLKIIRLKLIRAERSIVEEHYAEHVDMPFFKDVCDYLTSAPIVAMAVQGENAVQTIRTMMGATNPVDAAPGTVRGDLALTIEENLTHSAADPEAAARELALWFPDGTA; encoded by the coding sequence ATGGATGAGACGACTCTGGTGCTGATCAAGCCGGGCGGAGTGGAAAGAAAACTGGTCGGCGAGATCGTCGGGCGGATCGAGGCGCGCGGGCTCAAGATCATTCGACTGAAGCTCATCCGAGCGGAGCGGTCGATCGTTGAAGAGCATTACGCCGAGCACGTCGACATGCCGTTTTTCAAAGACGTCTGCGACTACCTGACCAGCGCGCCGATCGTCGCGATGGCCGTGCAAGGAGAGAACGCCGTTCAGACGATCCGCACCATGATGGGCGCGACGAATCCGGTCGACGCAGCACCCGGCACCGTGCGCGGAGACCTCGCGCTCACGATCGAGGAGAACCTGACGCACTCGGCGGCCGATCCCGAAGCTGCCGCCCGCGAGCTGGCTTTGTGGTTCCCGGACGGCACGGCGTAA
- a CDS encoding ABC transporter ATP-binding protein — MSIAEFENLTVKYGNFVALDSFTAALPEGCVGLLGPNGAGKTTLIKTMLGFIEPAAGSGRILGHDLATEGPMIRQNVGYMPEQDCHIPGMSAVQFVAYAGELAGLPRNQSLRRSHEVLEYCGLGEARYRNVETYSTGMKQRIKLAQAIVHGPKLLLLDEPTNGLDPRGREDMLELIRSVSHGKGVSCLVSSHLLKDVDRICDYVIVLLEGKLRKEGPIRDLKTVKGHPIDVELKEDSPDFVTAVQARGLGIELNKRHEYRIHGDGTLDEIAKLVFEAARETGVQVRQLGVAQRSLEEAFLEAISG; from the coding sequence ATGTCCATCGCTGAGTTTGAGAACCTGACCGTGAAGTACGGCAACTTTGTGGCGCTGGACAGTTTCACAGCCGCCCTGCCGGAAGGGTGCGTCGGGCTGCTCGGCCCGAACGGCGCAGGCAAGACGACGCTCATCAAAACGATGCTGGGCTTCATCGAGCCCGCTGCGGGAAGCGGGAGGATTCTCGGCCACGACCTGGCGACCGAGGGACCGATGATCCGGCAGAACGTCGGCTACATGCCCGAGCAGGACTGCCACATCCCCGGAATGAGCGCGGTTCAGTTCGTCGCTTACGCCGGCGAGCTTGCCGGTCTTCCGCGCAACCAGTCGCTGCGGCGCTCGCACGAGGTGCTGGAGTACTGCGGTTTAGGAGAGGCGCGATACCGCAACGTCGAAACGTACTCGACCGGAATGAAACAGCGCATCAAGCTAGCTCAGGCGATCGTACACGGACCGAAGCTGCTGTTGCTCGACGAGCCGACCAACGGGTTGGATCCGCGAGGGCGGGAGGACATGCTCGAGCTGATCCGCTCCGTCTCGCACGGCAAGGGTGTCAGCTGTCTGGTCTCGAGCCACCTGCTGAAGGACGTCGATCGAATATGCGATTACGTCATCGTTCTTCTGGAGGGGAAGCTGCGCAAGGAGGGGCCGATCCGCGACCTCAAGACGGTCAAGGGCCATCCGATCGACGTGGAACTGAAGGAGGACTCGCCGGACTTCGTCACGGCGGTCCAGGCGCGGGGATTGGGCATTGAGCTGAACAAGCGGCACGAGTACAGGATCCATGGGGACGGGACGCTCGACGAAATCGCCAAGCTGGTCTTCGAGGCGGCTCGTGAAACAGGTGTGCAAGTCAGGCAGCTGGGCGTAGCCCAACGGTCGCTCGAAGAGGCGTTCCTGGAGGCGATCAGTGGCTAG
- a CDS encoding ABC transporter permease subunit: protein MASTGGPIADLSYRGYDGQLDPPTKRWKVIAMHGVRTALKQNGRFWFFTGAAASWYYLVMLIVLFVMDQLSMGNASGLGQATDFFGGLNWDDQFIQGIGQGCFGWLFAAVAFASGAIANDNRSNAMLVYLSKPCTKRDYLIGKWVGVWIPLTGFMLAPSLIFYVYGAFNYRAMEFISQDPFMIVKVVMAIAVVSAFYTSIAIGISSLFNQGRMAGATLVGVFIFPYLFVRVMSGIMLNARGVDSQLLERLSYLSIDRITSGLVKLWLDSDGARFMGGDDGPFISGPPEMMQAYPMIFGIGGLAVWIAWKRIRAVEVVK, encoded by the coding sequence GTGGCTAGCACAGGCGGCCCGATCGCCGACCTCTCATACCGTGGTTACGACGGGCAGCTCGACCCGCCGACGAAGCGTTGGAAGGTCATCGCCATGCACGGCGTCCGCACGGCCCTCAAACAGAACGGCAGGTTTTGGTTCTTCACCGGTGCGGCAGCGTCCTGGTACTACCTCGTCATGCTGATCGTGCTGTTCGTCATGGATCAGCTCTCTATGGGTAACGCCTCTGGCCTAGGACAGGCCACGGATTTCTTCGGCGGGCTCAACTGGGACGACCAGTTCATCCAAGGGATCGGCCAAGGGTGTTTCGGATGGCTGTTCGCCGCCGTCGCATTCGCGAGCGGCGCCATCGCCAACGACAACCGGTCCAACGCCATGCTTGTTTATTTGAGCAAGCCGTGCACCAAGCGCGACTACCTCATCGGAAAGTGGGTGGGCGTGTGGATACCTCTGACCGGATTCATGCTCGCTCCGTCCCTGATCTTCTACGTCTACGGCGCGTTCAACTACCGAGCGATGGAGTTCATCTCCCAGGACCCGTTCATGATCGTCAAGGTCGTGATGGCGATCGCAGTCGTCTCGGCGTTCTACACCAGCATCGCGATCGGGATCAGCTCGCTGTTCAACCAAGGGCGCATGGCTGGCGCGACCCTGGTCGGGGTCTTCATTTTTCCGTATCTGTTCGTGCGGGTGATGTCCGGAATCATGTTGAACGCACGGGGTGTGGACTCGCAGCTGTTGGAGAGGCTCTCCTACCTCTCGATCGACCGCATTACGTCAGGGCTGGTCAAGCTGTGGCTCGACTCGGACGGTGCCCGTTTCATGGGCGGTGACGACGGACCATTCATATCCGGCCCTCCCGAGATGATGCAGGCTTATCCGATGATTTTCGGCATCGGCGGGCTCGCCGTCTGGATTGCTTGGAAGCGCATTCGCGCTGTGGAGGTGGTCAAGTGA
- a CDS encoding ABC transporter ATP-binding protein, whose product MIRFRDASRWYGEVIGLNDVNVEIGPGVTALLGQNGAGKTTMMRLITGQLRPTTGRVEVFGENPFANAAIYSRIGYCPAIDSFPEHLTGRQFVHRMARYMGFHQAEAASRTQKMLERVGMADRCDKRLRGFSKGMRQRIKLAQAMIHDPEMLLLDEPLSGLDPVGRREIMDFLQEFADQGKIVLVSSHILFEVEEMTRSILLLHRGRLLAAGDLRSIRELIDRHPHRVRILTDQAREVASRLMALPYVISVEVDASEKEVEIRTREVDRFYDALPGLVLDENLRMFGFESPDNNLEAVFQYLVEA is encoded by the coding sequence GTGATCCGGTTCCGGGACGCATCCCGCTGGTATGGCGAGGTCATCGGCCTCAACGACGTCAACGTCGAGATCGGCCCCGGCGTCACTGCGCTTCTCGGTCAAAACGGGGCTGGCAAGACCACCATGATGCGCCTGATCACGGGCCAGCTCCGACCGACGACAGGTCGGGTCGAGGTTTTTGGCGAGAACCCGTTCGCGAACGCGGCGATTTACAGCCGGATCGGCTACTGCCCGGCGATCGACTCGTTCCCAGAGCACCTGACCGGTCGGCAGTTCGTCCATCGCATGGCGCGATACATGGGCTTCCACCAGGCCGAGGCAGCCAGTCGGACCCAGAAGATGCTCGAGCGCGTCGGCATGGCCGACCGTTGCGACAAGCGCCTGCGGGGGTTCAGCAAGGGGATGCGGCAGCGCATCAAACTCGCCCAGGCTATGATCCACGATCCCGAGATGCTTCTGCTGGACGAGCCGCTCAGTGGGCTCGACCCGGTCGGTCGGCGCGAGATCATGGACTTCCTGCAAGAGTTCGCAGACCAGGGCAAGATCGTGCTCGTTTCGAGCCATATTCTTTTCGAGGTGGAGGAGATGACCCGGTCGATCCTGCTTCTGCACCGAGGACGGCTGCTCGCCGCAGGCGACTTGCGCTCGATACGCGAACTGATCGACAGACACCCGCACCGCGTTCGAATCCTCACCGACCAGGCGCGCGAGGTCGCCTCCAGGCTGATGGCTCTGCCGTACGTCATCAGCGTGGAGGTCGATGCGAGCGAGAAGGAGGTCGAGATCCGGACTCGCGAGGTGGATCGTTTTTACGACGCGCTCCCAGGGCTGGTCCTCGACGAAAACCTTCGCATGTTCGGCTTTGAAAGCCCCGACAACAACCTGGAAGCGGTGTTCCAATACTTGGTGGAGGCCTGA
- a CDS encoding RNA polymerase sigma factor: MTTKEALQAAEHWTWEEGATVITPFELQSRYLDDVWRYVSARLDQREDAEDVAMDVMASAFKRINDGAKVEKPRLWLLGIARRRVADMLRKKYRRREVPLEGLDPAVEPGNLERHSLNSVLDELSDDHSQALVLKYVNGLSTEEIAVVMDRTRDAANSLLQRAREAFRSAGSEAFPDLAGVEEER, encoded by the coding sequence ATGACGACGAAAGAGGCGCTGCAAGCGGCAGAACACTGGACGTGGGAGGAGGGAGCCACTGTTATAACGCCGTTTGAACTGCAGAGCCGGTACTTGGACGACGTTTGGAGATACGTCTCGGCGCGCCTTGACCAGCGTGAGGACGCCGAGGACGTCGCGATGGACGTGATGGCTTCGGCGTTCAAGCGCATCAACGACGGCGCGAAAGTAGAGAAGCCGCGACTGTGGCTGCTCGGGATCGCCCGCAGACGAGTCGCGGATATGCTCCGGAAGAAGTACCGAAGACGCGAAGTTCCGCTGGAGGGACTGGACCCTGCGGTAGAGCCCGGCAATCTGGAGCGCCACTCTCTGAACTCCGTGCTTGACGAGCTGAGCGACGACCACAGTCAGGCGCTGGTTCTCAAGTACGTCAACGGACTCTCTACCGAGGAGATAGCAGTCGTCATGGATCGAACCCGGGACGCAGCAAACAGCCTCTTGCAACGGGCTCGCGAGGCGTTCCGAAGTGCTGGGAGCGAGGCGTTCCCCGACCTGGCAGGTGTGGAGGAAGAACGATGA
- a CDS encoding DNA polymerase, whose product MGAADPRLAKSSHRPLRILFLDINAYFASVEQADRPDLLGRPVAVAPVVGRSGTIIAASYEAKAFGVRTGMKVGDGRDRCSELQVVDARHRLYVQYHKRVLEAVDSVLPVEKVRSVDEMSFRLLGDEMKEDVCISLAKQLKAAIKTQVAENITCSIGIAPNTFLAKLGTDLQKPDGLVVIRAEDLPARLAGLDLKTFAGINTRIEARLRASGIFSSDELIDRTPEQLRRAFGSIIGERWWYLLRGYEIADDREAQKSLGHSSVLAPKYRTRQGCHDILMRLIQKSTARLRGQNLRSSEVHFSVIGYEKSWHVSSHLPASNDDQTVLEKFNLAWESSEFEEPYQVGLTFTNLSDEHGFTGSLFDDQQGRESVSQAVDQINAQFGKNAIHLGNVMRTKDEASEKIAFDKTELFSEGKGDND is encoded by the coding sequence ATGGGAGCAGCGGACCCGCGCTTGGCGAAGTCGAGTCATCGCCCCCTCCGGATTCTATTTCTCGACATCAACGCTTACTTTGCTTCGGTCGAACAGGCTGATCGCCCTGACCTGCTCGGCCGACCGGTAGCGGTTGCGCCGGTAGTCGGACGCTCCGGCACGATCATCGCCGCGAGCTACGAGGCTAAGGCGTTCGGCGTCAGAACCGGCATGAAGGTGGGAGACGGACGCGACCGGTGCTCAGAACTGCAGGTCGTGGATGCCCGCCACCGCCTATACGTCCAGTATCACAAGAGGGTTCTTGAAGCGGTCGATTCCGTGCTGCCCGTCGAGAAGGTCCGCAGCGTCGACGAAATGAGCTTTCGGCTCTTGGGCGACGAGATGAAGGAGGACGTATGCATCAGCCTAGCAAAGCAACTGAAAGCCGCGATCAAGACGCAGGTGGCAGAGAACATCACTTGCAGCATCGGCATCGCGCCGAACACATTTCTCGCCAAGCTTGGCACCGATCTGCAGAAGCCGGACGGGCTCGTCGTGATCCGCGCCGAGGACTTGCCAGCGCGACTCGCTGGCCTGGACCTCAAGACGTTCGCCGGGATCAACACGAGGATCGAGGCGCGCCTTCGAGCCAGCGGCATATTCAGCTCCGACGAGCTGATCGACCGAACGCCAGAGCAGCTCCGTCGTGCGTTCGGCTCGATCATCGGCGAAAGGTGGTGGTACCTGCTGCGCGGCTACGAGATCGCCGATGATCGCGAAGCCCAGAAAAGCCTGGGGCACTCATCGGTGCTCGCTCCTAAATACCGGACGCGCCAAGGCTGTCACGACATCCTGATGCGGTTGATCCAAAAGTCGACGGCCAGACTCCGAGGACAGAATCTCAGGTCAAGCGAGGTGCACTTCAGTGTGATCGGCTACGAGAAGAGCTGGCATGTGTCCTCGCACCTCCCGGCCAGCAACGACGATCAGACCGTGCTGGAAAAGTTCAACCTGGCCTGGGAGTCGAGCGAGTTCGAAGAGCCGTACCAGGTCGGGCTCACGTTCACGAACCTGAGCGACGAGCACGGGTTCACCGGCAGCCTGTTCGACGACCAGCAGGGCCGCGAGTCCGTCAGCCAAGCCGTAGATCAAATCAACGCCCAGTTCGGCAAGAACGCGATCCACCTGGGGAACGTGATGCGAACCAAGGACGAGGCCTCCGAGAAGATCGCGTTCGACAAGACCGAGCTGTTCAGCGAGGGCAAGGGAGACAACGATTGA
- a CDS encoding CPBP family intramembrane metalloprotease, whose protein sequence is MPDEHPNPDSEQQNAPPVISEGQPTDSVVDHTEADAAEARRRRSDNRFFAVAAWGLVALAFLFLIIIAVAGAYDRRGGSELDFAVAEKELQVNVEQVELVRRSSLPMPSAGSIPIDRSVRNHSTDDVWAARILAVISFENGEEVPEAVLELLAGSDSESDQAIAVLYGQGDFDQRQADAIEQDADVAYSYRLATVHALERLGDEDARARLLDTRMFVRTAVVIVCAIGLAFLGLVVIVVYVVRRSTGSAVPVGYPSFRDGVLGADRSAFRFGLYLVAFLMLSIVVALRELGVTEAGITVLHGVLVMAAILVIIAMPIRGVADSIKRVFGPCAPFIATPLGGVSDSLKRVFGRSAPWRNLVGAGALAYVATVPLLGISILLMIWLTKFFPSPMHPIGEQLSSASPLSTVLLFTSAIILAPITEELAFRGLLFPALAERLKSPWAGMLVSALLFAAIHPQGPAGWPPLIAIGFMAALVTYQTGSLLPAIVLHALNNAFTLTADRLIG, encoded by the coding sequence ATGCCGGACGAACACCCAAATCCAGATAGCGAGCAGCAGAACGCCCCTCCAGTTATCAGCGAAGGCCAGCCAACTGATTCTGTAGTCGATCACACCGAGGCCGACGCTGCGGAGGCTCGACGACGTCGATCGGACAACCGGTTTTTCGCAGTCGCAGCCTGGGGGCTGGTTGCTCTTGCGTTTCTCTTTCTGATAATCATTGCCGTAGCTGGCGCGTACGATCGCCGAGGCGGCAGCGAGTTAGATTTTGCAGTCGCTGAAAAGGAGCTGCAGGTAAACGTCGAGCAGGTCGAGCTCGTTCGCAGAAGCTCCCTGCCAATGCCCAGCGCAGGGTCGATCCCCATTGATCGCAGTGTGCGCAACCACAGCACTGACGACGTGTGGGCAGCGCGAATCCTAGCAGTAATCAGCTTTGAAAACGGCGAAGAGGTGCCGGAAGCCGTGCTCGAACTGCTCGCAGGCTCCGACAGCGAGTCCGACCAGGCGATCGCCGTCCTGTACGGGCAGGGGGACTTCGATCAGCGGCAGGCAGACGCGATCGAGCAGGACGCGGACGTAGCGTATTCGTACCGATTGGCGACGGTCCACGCGCTGGAAAGGCTGGGCGACGAGGACGCTCGCGCGCGGCTGCTGGACACGAGGATGTTCGTTCGGACGGCTGTCGTCATCGTGTGCGCAATAGGGCTTGCTTTTCTGGGTCTGGTCGTTATCGTCGTCTATGTCGTACGGAGGTCGACGGGCTCCGCCGTGCCGGTCGGCTACCCGAGCTTTCGCGATGGCGTTCTTGGTGCAGACCGCTCGGCGTTTCGGTTTGGCTTGTATCTTGTGGCGTTCCTCATGCTATCGATCGTCGTCGCGCTAAGAGAACTTGGGGTAACGGAGGCTGGCATAACCGTCCTGCACGGCGTACTCGTAATGGCCGCAATCTTGGTGATCATCGCAATGCCGATACGCGGCGTAGCGGACAGCATCAAACGAGTTTTCGGACCATGCGCTCCGTTTATCGCGACGCCGCTAGGTGGCGTCTCAGACAGCCTCAAGCGAGTTTTCGGTCGAAGCGCCCCGTGGCGGAATCTTGTTGGCGCGGGGGCACTGGCGTATGTGGCGACCGTGCCGCTGCTCGGAATCTCCATTCTTCTAATGATCTGGCTGACCAAGTTCTTCCCCTCCCCAATGCACCCGATCGGCGAACAGCTTAGCTCCGCCTCACCGCTTAGCACAGTATTGCTTTTCACGAGTGCAATAATTTTGGCGCCGATCACAGAGGAGCTGGCGTTCCGAGGGCTGCTGTTTCCGGCGCTGGCCGAACGCCTGAAAAGCCCATGGGCCGGAATGCTCGTTTCTGCGTTGCTGTTCGCGGCGATCCACCCCCAGGGACCGGCGGGCTGGCCGCCCTTGATCGCGATCGGGTTCATGGCTGCGCTAGTTACGTACCAAACCGGATCGCTCTTGCCGGCGATCGTGCTGCACGCGTTGAACAATGCTTTCACCCTAACGGCTGACCGATTGATAGGATGA